The DNA window CGAGCGGGAACGGGAGGCGACGTTGGCGCTCATCTCGAGACTCCCAGTTGACGACGGCCAAGGTAGAGATAGATCACTGCGATCAGCGAGATCACCAAAAACAGCAGCGTGGAGGCGGCACTGCCGTAGCCGACGTCCTGGAACTCGACCAGCTGCTGGCGAGCATAGACCGACATGGTCATGGTGCTCGCCGAGTTGGAGGTCAGCACGTAGACCAGGTCGAAGATGCGCAGCCCGTCGAGCACGCGGAAGATCACCGCGACCAGCAGCGCCGGGGTGATCAGTGGCAGGGTGACGCGGAAGAACACCCGCACGGGGTGGATGCCATCGACCTCCGCGGCCTCGTAGCAGTCCGAGGGCAGCATCTGCAGCGCAGCGAGCACCAAAAGCGCCACGAACGGCGTGGTCTTCCATACATCGACCATGATCACCGCCCACATCGAAAGATTGGCATCGGCGGTCCAGGCCAGCGGCGCGTCGAGCACGCCCAGCACCATCAGCGCATGATTGAGGATGCCGAACTGGTCGTTGAGCATCCATGCCCACATCTGCGCCGACACCACGGTCGGGATCGCCCAGGGAATCAGCATCGCCGCCCGAACCAGCGTGCGCCCTCTGAACTTGGCGTTGAGCACCAGCGCAACGATCACCCCGAGCACCACCTCGAGACTCACCGATACCACGGTGAAGTAAAGCGTGTTGCCCACCGCGTTCCACCAGTCCGGATCGGCGAGCACGCCGTACCAAATACCATCCTCATAGAGCAGGTAGTTCTCGAACCCGATCCACTGCGCGGCGGCCAGGTCATTGAGCTCGGCGTCGGTGAAGCTGAACCACAGCGTGCGTAGCAGCGGCCAGCCCGCGACCAGCGCAAGGCCGATGAGCATGGGAGAGAGAAACAACCAGGCGGCGCGCACCCGTTGGCGACGCACCCGAGTCGCCCGCCCGCGAGGGGGGCCGCCGCTGCGGTTCGGTGACTCGATCGATGACATGGCTTCGGTCATTGAGGACCCCTTGCAGCCGACTGTGCGGATGTTTCGATCAAGCAACGTCGTCGCTATCTTGATCGTTAAAGAACGCAGCCCAGGAATACTCCAAAGCAGCTTCTACCCACAGCTAGACCTTAGCCGCAAACCAAACGGGAAGGCGCTGTCATCGGGCATGCAAGAAGATTTTTACGACCAAAGTAGGAGAAGACGCGCACTGGGCGGGAGGAAAGAAATCCCGCCTGGCGTGGGCGAGCCGCGCGGCTCATTCAGACTGCTCGGGGACTTCGACGCTGACCTGGATGGCATCGTGACGCCAGTACTCCAGGTCGCAGTCGATGATGCGGTCGAACTGATCCCGGTTGACCCGGGTGATCTGCAGCGCCGGGCTACCGGCCGCAGCCCGAAGCGCGAGCGCCGCGTCGGCGGCCAGCGCGATCGGGGTGATCTCGAAACGCACCCGGCCATAGCGAATGCCGTACTGCCCAGCATAGAGCTCGGTGAGCGAGCGGGTGAGATCGAGCTCGAGCAGGCCGGGGAAATAAGCCGGATTGAGATTGTGTTCGACATACAGCACTTGGCGCCCGTCGATCCTGCGCACCCGGCGGATCTGGATCACCTTGGACAGCGCCGGCAGCGCAAGCAAGGCACAGACCTCGCCACTGGCCGGAACGAGCCGGGCATGAACCACCTCGGTGGCGGGTGAGCGGCCTTGTGCCTCGACCATGGCGTGGAAGTGGGTGCGTGCCAGCGGGTTGTAGCGCACCCGGGCAGGCGAAACGAACCATCCCCTGCGCTCCTCGCGGTAGATCAATCCCTCCGCCTCCAGTTGGCTCAGCGCCTCGCGCAGGGTGATCCGGGTGGTGTCGAACAGCTCGCTGAGCCTGCGCTCCGCCGGCAGCTTGCCGTTCGGAGGCAGCAAGCCTTGGCCGATCTGCTCGACCAGCGCCTGTCTGATGGTGCCGACAGCGCCGATGGAACGTGGTGGGGCATCGGACACTCGATTGCTCCATTTTGGACTAGACCAGATTGACGAAAGTGTCACGGGACGCGCCGACACGGCTCGCGCCATCATCGCTCAGCCGATGACGCACAGATGAAAAGCAAGCCCCGTGCCAGTGTTTTCAAGGGTTGCGCAGCGAACCATGACGACCAGGCACAGCGAAATATCATCTCGACGGACTAAATTGGCTCGGGTTTTGCTGATCTAGACCAGATCCATCCCTCGTCCCGTCCAGGAGTACCGCATGAATCGCTTGCTCGCTTCAATGATCGGTCTGACCATCACCATGGGCTGCGGCCTCGCCGCGGCCGAGATTCCCTCCGAGCTGGAAGAAGCCGCACGCCAGGAGGGCCGGGTCGACAGCGTAGGCATGCCGGACAGCTGGGCCAACTGGAAGGACACCTGGGAGGACCTGCAGCGGATCTATGGGCTCGAGCACATCGACACCGACATGAGCTCGGCCCAGGAAATCGCCAAGTTCGCCGCCGAGGGAGAGAACGCCACCGCCGACATCGGCGATGTCGGCGCCTCCTTCGGCCCGCGCGCGGTGCAAAGGGGCGTTACCCAGCCCTACAAACCGACCACCTGGGCACAGATTCCCGATTGGGCCAAAGATGAAGACGGCCACTGGGCGCTGGCCTACACCGGCACCATAGCCTTCATCGTCAACACGCAGCTGGTCGATGAGGTGCCCCATAGCTGGGCCGATCTGCTCGAAGGCGACTACAAGGTGACCATCGGTGACGTTGGCGCCGCTTCCCAGGCGGCAAGCGGGGTGCTCGCCGCAGCCTATGCCAACGGCGGCAGCGAACACGACCTGACACCGGCGCTCGACTTCTTCGCCGAGCTCGCAAAGCAAGGAAGGCTGTCGTTCACCAACCCGGTGATCAGCAACATCGAGCGCGGCGAAGTCGAGGTCGGCATCGTCTGGGACTTCAACGCCCTCAACTACCGCGACCAGATCGACCGCGACCGCTTCGAGGTGCTGATTCCCTCCGACGGTTCGCTGACCTCCGGCTATACCACGATCATCAACAAGTACGCCAAGCACCCCAACGCGGCCAAACTGGCCCGCGAGTACATTTTCTCCGATGCAGGCCAGATCAACCTGGCCCGCGGCTACGCCCGTCCGATCCGGGCCGAGCACCTCACCTTGCCCGAAGACGTCGCCGCCCAGCTGTTGCCAGCCGAGCAGTATGCCGCCGCCCGCCCGGTCGAAGATGCCGCCGCGTGGGAACAGAGCGCCCAGCGGCTGCCGCGGCAGTGGCAGGAGCACGTACTGATCAACATGCAGTGAGTGGGTTGAACATCATCATGGTGATATTCGACGGGCTCGCCCATGACCACCTAGCCGGCGAGGAGCTTTTGGCATGAAGCATCGCTATTGGGCGCTGCTGCTGCTGTTGCCCTTCATCCTGTTCTTCGCCGTATTCCAACTCGTCCCGCTGGCCTGGATTATGGTGGCGAGCTTCGTCACCGTGGATGGGGAATGGGGCCTTTCGAACTATCGCGACGTGCTCGACTCGCCCTTCTACCTCCAGGCGATTCGCTACTCGCTGGAAATCTCGCTGTGGTCGAGCCTGCTGGGACTCGCGATCGCGGTGATCGGGGTGCAGTCGCTACGCCAGGTCGATTCCCGGCTGCGCGACATGGTGATCAGCTTCACCAACATGACCAGCAATTTCGCCGGCGTCCCGCTGGCCTTCGCCTTCATCATCCTGCTCGGCTTCAACGGTACCCTGACCCTACTGCTCAAGCAGCTCGGGGTGATCGAGGGCTTCAACCTGTACACCAAGGGTGGGCTGATCCTGATCTATACCTACTTCCAGATCCCCCTCGGCGTACTCCTGCTCTACCCCGCTTTCGACGCACTGCGCGACGACTGGCGTGAATCCGCAGCGCTGCTCGGCGCGGGTCCGCTGCGCTACTGGCGCCATATCGCCCTGCCGGTACTGACACCGGCTCTGCTCGGCACTTTCGTGATTCTGCTCGCCAACGCCTTGGGCGCCTACGCCACGGTCTATGCGCTGACCACTGGCAACTTCAACGTCGTACCGGTACGCATCGCCGCGCTGGTCGCCGGCGACATCTACCTCGACCCCAATCTCGCCAGCGCTCTGGCGATGCTGCTGGTCGCACTGATGGCGGTGATCACCGTGGTCCACCAGTGGCTGCTGAAGAGGAGCTACCATGGCAAGGGCTAGCGTGTACCACCGGCTGGTGGTGTGGCTGCTACTGCTGGTGCTGGTGTTGCCACTGGCCGCCACCCTGCTCTACTCGCTGGCGACGCAATGGTCGGCGAGCCTGCTGCCCGCCGGCCTGACCTTCGACTGGTACCTGCGCCTTTGGAGCGAGCCGCGCTTTCTCGCCGCCTTCGGGCGTTCGCTGCTGGTCTGCGTCGGCGCCCTCGCCTTCGCCTGCCTGCTGGTGCTGCCAGCCATGTTCGTCATCGCCTATCACTTCCCACGTCTCGACGCAGTGATGAACGTACTGATCCTGCTGCCGTTCGCAGTGCCGCCGGTGGTCTCCTCGGTGGGTCTGCTGCAGCTCTTCGCCGGCGGACCGCTCGCACTGGTCGGCACCCCGTGGATCCTGATCGGCTGCTATTTCACCATCGCCCTGCCGTTCCTTTATCGCGCACTGACCAACAACCTCCAGGCGATCGAGCTGCGCGACCTGATGGACGCGG is part of the Halotalea alkalilenta genome and encodes:
- a CDS encoding carbohydrate ABC transporter permease, which translates into the protein MTEAMSSIESPNRSGGPPRGRATRVRRQRVRAAWLFLSPMLIGLALVAGWPLLRTLWFSFTDAELNDLAAAQWIGFENYLLYEDGIWYGVLADPDWWNAVGNTLYFTVVSVSLEVVLGVIVALVLNAKFRGRTLVRAAMLIPWAIPTVVSAQMWAWMLNDQFGILNHALMVLGVLDAPLAWTADANLSMWAVIMVDVWKTTPFVALLVLAALQMLPSDCYEAAEVDGIHPVRVFFRVTLPLITPALLVAVIFRVLDGLRIFDLVYVLTSNSASTMTMSVYARQQLVEFQDVGYGSAASTLLFLVISLIAVIYLYLGRRQLGVSR
- a CDS encoding UTRA domain-containing protein, with amino-acid sequence MSDAPPRSIGAVGTIRQALVEQIGQGLLPPNGKLPAERRLSELFDTTRITLREALSQLEAEGLIYREERRGWFVSPARVRYNPLARTHFHAMVEAQGRSPATEVVHARLVPASGEVCALLALPALSKVIQIRRVRRIDGRQVLYVEHNLNPAYFPGLLELDLTRSLTELYAGQYGIRYGRVRFEITPIALAADAALALRAAAGSPALQITRVNRDQFDRIIDCDLEYWRHDAIQVSVEVPEQSE
- a CDS encoding ABC transporter substrate-binding protein, which produces MNRLLASMIGLTITMGCGLAAAEIPSELEEAARQEGRVDSVGMPDSWANWKDTWEDLQRIYGLEHIDTDMSSAQEIAKFAAEGENATADIGDVGASFGPRAVQRGVTQPYKPTTWAQIPDWAKDEDGHWALAYTGTIAFIVNTQLVDEVPHSWADLLEGDYKVTIGDVGAASQAASGVLAAAYANGGSEHDLTPALDFFAELAKQGRLSFTNPVISNIERGEVEVGIVWDFNALNYRDQIDRDRFEVLIPSDGSLTSGYTTIINKYAKHPNAAKLAREYIFSDAGQINLARGYARPIRAEHLTLPEDVAAQLLPAEQYAAARPVEDAAAWEQSAQRLPRQWQEHVLINMQ
- a CDS encoding ABC transporter permease, producing the protein MKHRYWALLLLLPFILFFAVFQLVPLAWIMVASFVTVDGEWGLSNYRDVLDSPFYLQAIRYSLEISLWSSLLGLAIAVIGVQSLRQVDSRLRDMVISFTNMTSNFAGVPLAFAFIILLGFNGTLTLLLKQLGVIEGFNLYTKGGLILIYTYFQIPLGVLLLYPAFDALRDDWRESAALLGAGPLRYWRHIALPVLTPALLGTFVILLANALGAYATVYALTTGNFNVVPVRIAALVAGDIYLDPNLASALAMLLVALMAVITVVHQWLLKRSYHGKG
- a CDS encoding ABC transporter permease — translated: MARASVYHRLVVWLLLLVLVLPLAATLLYSLATQWSASLLPAGLTFDWYLRLWSEPRFLAAFGRSLLVCVGALAFACLLVLPAMFVIAYHFPRLDAVMNVLILLPFAVPPVVSSVGLLQLFAGGPLALVGTPWILIGCYFTIALPFLYRALTNNLQAIELRDLMDAAHLLGASTFRAALSVVLPNLRKGLVVAVLLSFSFLIGEFVFANLLVGTRYETLQVYLNNMRNGSGHFTSALVISYFMVVLLVTWAASRLNRDPSSS